One genomic segment of Deltaproteobacteria bacterium includes these proteins:
- the fmt gene encoding methionyl-tRNA formyltransferase, whose amino-acid sequence MGTPEFAVPSLRALIEVGENVVAIVTQPDKPRGRGKKLTPPPVREAALKHNIPVFQPEKIKDEPFITAISNFSPDVIAVVAYGKILPKAILDIPPKGCINVHASILPKYRGAAPINWAIINGEKETGITTMLLDEGMDTGDMLLTEKVEIRDDDTTSSLHDRLKYIGADLLIKTIKDIKSETIRPIPQDDSQATYAPMLKKEDGRIDWTMKAEEIKNLIRGLNPWPGAYTRWDGKQIKIFKAEVEAGVKEEPGTVINISTEGIFAATGKGILLIKELQPENKNRMTASEFIKGYRIVKGQIFD is encoded by the coding sequence ATGGGCACGCCTGAGTTTGCAGTTCCATCTCTGAGGGCATTGATAGAGGTTGGTGAAAATGTTGTAGCAATTGTAACCCAGCCTGACAAACCAAGGGGAAGGGGAAAGAAATTAACCCCTCCGCCTGTCAGGGAGGCTGCCCTTAAGCATAATATACCGGTGTTTCAGCCTGAAAAAATTAAGGACGAGCCATTTATAACTGCAATCAGTAATTTTTCCCCTGATGTTATAGCAGTTGTGGCCTATGGAAAGATATTGCCAAAGGCTATTCTGGACATTCCTCCAAAGGGTTGTATAAATGTCCATGCATCTATTTTGCCAAAGTATCGCGGCGCGGCGCCTATAAATTGGGCTATAATAAACGGCGAAAAGGAGACGGGCATAACAACAATGCTTCTGGATGAGGGCATGGACACAGGCGATATGCTCTTAACCGAAAAGGTTGAGATAAGAGATGATGACACGACGTCGAGTTTACACGACAGATTAAAATATATTGGAGCCGATCTGCTTATAAAAACAATAAAGGACATTAAGTCGGAAACAATAAGACCGATTCCGCAGGACGATTCACAGGCAACCTATGCGCCAATGCTGAAAAAGGAAGACGGCCGCATAGACTGGACAATGAAGGCAGAGGAGATAAAAAATCTTATAAGGGGTTTGAACCCGTGGCCTGGCGCATATACAAGGTGGGACGGCAAGCAGATAAAGATATTCAAGGCGGAAGTTGAAGCAGGGGTCAAGGAAGAACCCGGAACCGTAATAAATATATCTACAGAAGGTATTTTTGCGGCAACAGGCAAAGGTATTCTGCTCATTAAAGAATTACAGCCGGAAAACAAAAACAGGATGACAGCGTCTGAATTTATAAAGGGGTATAGAATTGTCAAAGGGCAAATCTTTGATTGA
- a CDS encoding DUF116 domain-containing protein: protein MSKGKSLIERESEWNSSDESVPYRPAKGIFIGLLSFCTFIILFVGFFFWYIPSIGLVNIHPALPIILGIGIAVIILILIVGAVGISLAIIKGRDIFLSYKFRGILIKFFLPLMIMVGGILRIPKIKIEQSFIEINNQLVKGLGKRFKPERILILMPHCIQFVGCKIKVTQSVKNCVGCGRCEIAELLWLSEEFGIDLFVSTGGTIARRKVYEKRPNAIVAVACERDLISGIQDAYPLPVLAVVNKRPQGYCMGTGVEIAAVRDAIRGLLA, encoded by the coding sequence TTGTCAAAGGGCAAATCTTTGATTGAACGGGAATCGGAATGGAACAGCAGTGATGAGAGTGTTCCTTATAGGCCAGCTAAAGGGATATTTATTGGCCTTCTTTCTTTTTGCACTTTTATTATACTGTTTGTAGGCTTTTTCTTCTGGTATATACCATCAATAGGCCTTGTCAATATCCATCCTGCGCTTCCAATTATACTTGGCATCGGGATTGCTGTAATAATCCTCATACTTATAGTCGGAGCAGTGGGAATAAGCCTTGCCATTATAAAAGGAAGGGATATATTCCTTTCTTATAAATTCAGAGGCATCCTGATAAAATTCTTCCTGCCCCTGATGATAATGGTGGGCGGCATTTTAAGGATACCAAAGATAAAGATAGAGCAGTCATTCATAGAGATAAATAATCAGCTTGTCAAAGGGCTTGGGAAAAGGTTCAAACCCGAAAGGATTCTTATTCTCATGCCTCACTGCATTCAGTTTGTTGGCTGCAAAATAAAGGTGACCCAGAGCGTAAAAAACTGTGTCGGGTGCGGCAGGTGCGAAATAGCGGAGCTTCTGTGGCTTTCAGAGGAATTCGGCATAGACCTTTTTGTGTCTACCGGCGGAACAATAGCGAGAAGAAAGGTCTATGAAAAAAGACCCAATGCAATAGTGGCAGTGGCATGTGAAAGGGATTTGATATCCGGGATACAAGACGCCTACCCGCTGCCTGTGCTTGCTGTTGTAAATAAAAGGCCACAGGGCTATTGTATGGGCACAGGCGTTGAAATAGCTGCTGTTAGAGACGCGATAAGAGGGCTTTTGGCTTGA
- a CDS encoding response regulator, protein MKKALLVDDVKLFLELEKTLLANRSNIQLFTATSGQEAIEIHRREKVDIILCDLYMPGMNGNEVCRIIRNDGNLNKVSIIIVTTSAKDVDICLEAGANDVILKPINPSEFLQKIGKYINIPVRRDIRILARIGVEGARGAPPESFLGNTVNISVSGVLIETGHALSIGETVSCSFFVPGNSTPITAAGGVVRKTDGRGPGMNYYGIRFMDIREEDKLAIESYIKRHPEAAA, encoded by the coding sequence ATGAAAAAGGCGCTTTTGGTGGACGATGTTAAACTCTTCCTGGAATTGGAGAAGACCCTTCTCGCAAACAGAAGCAACATCCAGTTATTTACAGCTACATCAGGCCAGGAAGCTATAGAAATACATAGAAGGGAAAAGGTTGATATTATCCTCTGCGATTTATATATGCCGGGGATGAATGGCAACGAGGTATGCAGGATTATAAGAAATGACGGCAACCTTAATAAGGTGTCTATAATAATAGTTACAACAAGCGCCAAGGACGTTGATATATGCCTTGAGGCAGGCGCAAATGATGTTATACTTAAACCAATAAACCCTTCAGAGTTTCTGCAAAAGATCGGGAAATATATCAACATACCTGTCAGACGCGATATCCGTATCCTTGCAAGGATAGGGGTGGAGGGCGCAAGGGGGGCGCCGCCGGAATCGTTTCTTGGCAATACAGTAAATATCAGTGTGAGCGGCGTTTTAATAGAAACCGGCCATGCCCTTTCTATAGGGGAGACTGTATCCTGTTCATTCTTTGTGCCAGGCAACTCTACGCCTATAACTGCTGCAGGCGGGGTTGTAAGAAAGACAGACGGCAGAGGGCCAGGTATGAATTATTACGGCATTAGATTTATGGATATAAGGGAAGAGGATAAACTGGCAATTGAAAGCTATATAAAGAGACATCCCGAAGCTGCTGCTTGA
- the htpX gene encoding zinc metalloprotease HtpX: MNFLKTTMLLAALTAILVFAGDALGGRGGATTALVFAGIMNFGAYWFSDKIVLMMYRAKQVREAEAPELYAITRDLTMKAGLPMPKVYIMENDTPNAFATGRNPGHAAVAATTGIMRLLTKEELTGVIGHELAHIQNRDILISTISATIAGAISYLAHMAQWAALFGGSRNDERGGNPISLIVMMIVAPLAAMVIQMAISRSREYVADEGGAKITGNPLSLANALRKLEYGNKRIPMAVPNEATAHMFIVSPLSGGGLLKLFSTHPPIEERIKRLEALAGGPRY; the protein is encoded by the coding sequence ATGAACTTTTTAAAAACCACAATGCTTCTTGCAGCGCTTACAGCCATACTTGTATTTGCAGGCGATGCGCTTGGCGGCAGGGGCGGGGCAACGACGGCCCTCGTATTTGCAGGCATCATGAACTTCGGCGCTTACTGGTTCAGCGACAAGATAGTGCTTATGATGTATCGCGCCAAACAGGTAAGAGAGGCAGAGGCCCCTGAGCTATACGCTATAACCCGCGATCTGACGATGAAGGCAGGGCTTCCAATGCCAAAGGTATATATCATGGAAAATGACACACCGAATGCCTTTGCAACCGGAAGGAATCCAGGCCATGCAGCAGTGGCGGCTACAACAGGGATTATGCGGCTATTAACAAAAGAAGAACTTACCGGAGTCATAGGCCATGAGCTTGCCCATATCCAGAACAGAGACATCCTCATATCAACCATATCTGCCACAATTGCAGGCGCTATAAGCTATCTTGCGCATATGGCGCAGTGGGCGGCACTGTTCGGCGGCTCAAGAAACGATGAAAGAGGAGGGAATCCGATCTCTCTTATTGTAATGATGATTGTTGCGCCTCTGGCGGCAATGGTTATTCAGATGGCCATATCCAGAAGCAGGGAATATGTCGCTGATGAAGGCGGGGCAAAGATAACCGGCAATCCGCTCTCGCTGGCAAATGCCTTAAGAAAGCTTGAATACGGCAATAAGAGAATCCCGATGGCTGTTCCAAATGAGGCGACAGCACATATGTTTATTGTAAGCCCGTTAAGCGGAGGAGGCCTTTTGAAACTCTTCAGCACGCACCCGCCCATTGAAGAAAGGATAAAGAGACTGGAGGCACTGGCAGGCGGTCCCAGATACTAA
- a CDS encoding zf-TFIIB domain-containing protein: MNEQPDKKLSCPECSGVCKEVYAEANYGRVLLLDQCNDCGGIWFDNWELYYLKDAEAKRLDTVNLNSLLAKSLVQKGAGLCPSRCGIPLEPFQDPNLPVDSRINRCKRCNGLWLNRGELVKYEENKNKLRSRFEKTEPSTKGAEAVLAVDSQQAKWETIGHLRTALRTRPEPDINVLEPGDTNWDRAEITNDALFLILQILFKVIFKI; this comes from the coding sequence ATGAACGAACAACCTGATAAAAAACTCAGTTGTCCTGAATGCAGCGGCGTTTGCAAGGAGGTGTATGCGGAGGCGAATTATGGAAGGGTTCTCCTTCTTGACCAGTGTAATGACTGCGGCGGCATATGGTTTGACAACTGGGAGCTTTATTATCTTAAGGATGCGGAGGCAAAGAGGCTTGACACGGTTAACTTAAATAGCCTTTTAGCCAAAAGCCTTGTCCAAAAAGGCGCGGGCCTTTGTCCAAGTCGCTGCGGTATTCCCCTTGAACCGTTTCAAGACCCGAATCTACCGGTAGATTCAAGGATAAACAGATGCAAAAGATGCAACGGTTTATGGTTAAACAGAGGCGAGTTGGTTAAATATGAAGAGAACAAAAATAAGCTGCGCAGCAGATTTGAAAAAACCGAACCCTCAACAAAAGGCGCTGAAGCTGTACTTGCAGTTGACAGCCAACAGGCAAAATGGGAAACTATCGGACATCTGAGGACAGCGTTAAGAACCAGGCCTGAACCGGATATAAACGTCCTCGAACCCGGAGATACAAATTGGGACAGGGCGGAGATTACTAATGATGCGCTGTTTTTAATCCTTCAAATACTATTTAAGGTAATATTTAAGATATAA
- a CDS encoding M48 family metallopeptidase: MTDIYSQQRRNRRLTIVLIAAFFIILGILGFAIDSYTFGTLKTTGLPVATLIAVSLAGINGFVAYFYGDNVVLFSLRAQPLRFENPLHKKLHNVMTEMALASGLPMPKIYVIPDPAPNAFATGRDPQHAVVGVTEGLLETMNREELQAVIAHEMGHIKNQDILLMTVVTVLVGTIVLLSDWALRAWRYGGIRTRRGSKSKGMHPVMLLIIVLFALLAPLLSRIIAMAVSRQREYLADASSSEFTRNPLSLASALEKIASTSSPVKNAHKGTAHLFISDPLQRKLDNKEGLFADVMSTHPPIEKRIERLRRMAYIYERTT, from the coding sequence ATGACAGATATCTACTCCCAGCAAAGGCGAAACCGCAGGCTGACTATTGTTCTTATTGCAGCCTTTTTTATTATCCTCGGCATCCTTGGATTTGCAATCGACAGCTACACATTTGGAACGTTGAAGACCACCGGCCTTCCGGTTGCAACCCTAATTGCCGTTTCACTGGCAGGCATCAATGGATTTGTCGCGTATTTTTATGGCGATAACGTCGTGCTTTTTTCCCTCAGGGCCCAGCCGCTCCGGTTTGAAAACCCTTTGCACAAAAAGCTTCACAATGTGATGACAGAAATGGCTCTGGCGTCAGGGCTTCCCATGCCGAAGATATATGTGATTCCTGACCCTGCGCCAAATGCCTTTGCGACAGGCAGGGATCCTCAACATGCTGTAGTTGGCGTTACCGAAGGGCTTTTGGAAACCATGAACAGGGAAGAGCTTCAGGCAGTGATAGCGCACGAGATGGGGCATATAAAAAATCAGGATATACTCTTAATGACAGTGGTGACAGTGCTTGTGGGAACAATAGTTCTTTTGTCGGACTGGGCTCTCCGGGCGTGGAGATACGGCGGCATAAGGACAAGGCGCGGTTCAAAGAGCAAAGGCATGCATCCTGTAATGCTCCTTATTATTGTTTTGTTTGCCCTGCTTGCGCCTCTGTTATCCAGAATTATTGCTATGGCTGTGTCAAGGCAGAGGGAATATCTGGCAGACGCATCCTCATCGGAATTTACAAGAAATCCTTTAAGCCTTGCAAGCGCATTGGAAAAGATAGCCAGCACATCATCTCCTGTAAAGAATGCGCACAAAGGGACTGCGCATCTTTTTATCAGCGATCCCCTGCAAAGGAAGCTTGACAATAAAGAGGGCCTTTTTGCCGATGTCATGTCCACTCACCCGCCGATTGAGAAGAGGATTGAGAGACTAAGAAGGATGGCATATATTTATGAACGAACAACCTGA
- a CDS encoding LemA family protein, which translates to MFGWIFLGILVVLIIWVISMYNNLVTLQNQVQNGWQQIDVQLKRRHDLIPNLLNTVKGAMEFERETLSRVIEARARAVGAQTVSGKGEAENMLTQALGRLFALVENYPDLKSNQNILQFQEELTSTENRIGFARQFYNDIVAQFNIKRGVFPSNIIAALFGFKAGEYFQTEEAAREVPKVDLSLKK; encoded by the coding sequence ATGTTTGGATGGATATTTTTGGGCATTTTAGTCGTTCTGATTATCTGGGTTATTAGTATGTACAATAATCTGGTGACTCTGCAAAATCAGGTGCAGAACGGATGGCAGCAGATTGATGTCCAGCTCAAAAGAAGGCACGACCTTATCCCAAACCTTTTGAATACCGTGAAAGGCGCAATGGAATTTGAGAGGGAAACCCTTTCAAGGGTAATAGAGGCAAGGGCGAGGGCGGTCGGCGCCCAGACCGTTTCAGGAAAGGGGGAGGCGGAAAATATGCTTACCCAGGCGCTTGGCAGGCTCTTTGCCCTGGTAGAAAACTATCCTGATTTAAAGAGTAATCAGAATATCCTCCAGTTTCAGGAAGAGCTTACATCTACGGAAAACCGCATAGGTTTTGCCCGTCAGTTTTATAATGACATAGTCGCTCAGTTCAACATTAAACGGGGGGTATTTCCATCCAATATAATTGCCGCGCTTTTTGGCTTTAAAGCCGGTGAATACTTCCAGACAGAAGAGGCTGCGAGGGAAGTCCCGAAGGTGGACTTGAGTTTAAAAAAGTAG
- a CDS encoding ribonuclease H-like YkuK family protein has translation MESHQHVKPQKHEFFSPTFGNLSFEDVFNKLIEYMEEDTSCRYSIIIGTDSFLAAETLFISAIIIHRIGRGGRYFYKKIRHRKLKNLRQRIFYETSLSLETAAMVKAKLSENGYTKLPVEIHLDVGENGDTKDIVREVVGMVTGSGYAAVTKPDAYGASKVADRHSK, from the coding sequence ATGGAGTCCCATCAACATGTTAAACCCCAGAAACATGAGTTTTTCAGCCCTACATTTGGGAACCTTTCCTTTGAGGATGTATTCAATAAACTGATTGAATATATGGAGGAAGATACCAGCTGCAGATACAGCATCATCATCGGAACCGACTCTTTTCTGGCGGCAGAGACCCTTTTTATAAGCGCCATAATCATCCATAGGATAGGCCGCGGCGGTCGTTATTTTTATAAAAAGATTCGGCATAGGAAGCTTAAAAACCTGAGGCAGAGGATTTTTTATGAAACATCTCTAAGCCTTGAAACAGCGGCTATGGTGAAGGCCAAATTATCAGAAAACGGCTATACAAAGTTGCCTGTTGAGATCCACCTTGATGTTGGTGAAAACGGCGACACAAAGGATATTGTCAGAGAGGTGGTCGGCATGGTGACCGGCTCAGGGTACGCGGCTGTCACAAAACCAGATGCCTATGGCGCAAGCAAGGTAGCGGATAGACATTCAAAATAA
- the ispE gene encoding 4-(cytidine 5'-diphospho)-2-C-methyl-D-erythritol kinase, with product MGILHRVLSPAKINLFLKVLRKRDDGYHDIVSVMQPISLYDEILIEMENGSGIIVSCDNANVPCDRTNLAYRAAVEFFRTTGINRRLSITIKKNIPVAAGLGGGSSNAAAVLRALNEITSQNISTDNLIEIGAGIGSDVPFFIVGKSCIARGRGESLEPIELPKFWYILINLGFPVSTQWAYQNLNLTKSNEDINIALLKVSLEDHVVGIRQWQGLLANDLEEVTIGKHPEIKEIKDAMSAVGATGALMSGSGPTVFGIFPDKDKTEEAFGLLKGAFKQKRYTVFLAQGI from the coding sequence ATGGGTATCTTGCACCGCGTTCTTTCCCCCGCCAAAATAAATCTTTTTTTAAAAGTGTTAAGAAAAAGAGATGACGGTTATCATGATATTGTCTCCGTCATGCAGCCCATTTCCCTCTACGATGAGATTCTTATAGAGATGGAAAATGGGAGCGGCATTATTGTTTCGTGTGATAATGCAAATGTTCCATGCGACCGGACTAATCTTGCATACAGGGCGGCAGTGGAATTTTTCAGAACCACCGGAATAAATAGGAGGCTGTCTATCACTATTAAAAAAAACATACCTGTTGCTGCCGGACTTGGAGGCGGGAGCAGTAATGCAGCAGCAGTTTTAAGGGCATTGAACGAAATCACCTCCCAAAATATTTCAACAGACAACCTTATTGAAATAGGCGCAGGCATTGGCTCTGATGTGCCGTTTTTTATTGTTGGCAAATCATGTATTGCAAGGGGGCGGGGCGAATCCCTTGAACCAATTGAACTTCCTAAATTCTGGTATATACTGATTAACCTAGGTTTCCCTGTTTCAACACAGTGGGCATATCAAAATTTAAACTTGACAAAAAGCAATGAGGATATTAACATAGCCCTTTTAAAAGTTTCGCTGGAAGACCATGTTGTTGGTATTCGGCAGTGGCAGGGGCTTTTAGCAAACGACCTTGAAGAAGTAACAATCGGGAAACATCCTGAGATTAAGGAAATAAAGGACGCCATGTCAGCCGTCGGGGCAACCGGGGCGCTGATGTCAGGGAGCGGCCCGACTGTGTTTGGTATATTCCCTGATAAGGACAAAACAGAAGAAGCCTTCGGATTATTAAAGGGTGCTTTTAAACAAAAAAGGTATACAGTTTTTTTGGCACAGGGAATATAG
- a CDS encoding ribose-phosphate pyrophosphokinase, translating to MLDKLKIFAGNSNPPLAGDICRHLGVSPGKAEVKSFSDGEICVEIQESVRGMEVYVIQSTCSPGNRNLMELLIMLDALKRASAHAITAVIPYYGYARQDRKVAPRTPITAKLVADLITVAGATRILCMDLHAGQIQGFFNIPVDNLYATPVLLEHIQKNYTDNTVIVSPDAGGVERARAFAKKLQISFAMMDKRRPAPNVAEIMNIIGDVSGKDCILLDDMIDTAGTITQAADALIKQGAKEVYACCTHPVLSGPAVERLKKSPIKEVIVTDTIPLRDEAKKINKIKSLTVAPLLGEAIKRIHYGESVSSLFV from the coding sequence ATGCTTGATAAACTTAAAATCTTTGCGGGAAATTCTAATCCTCCTCTTGCCGGAGATATATGCCGGCATCTTGGTGTTTCTCCCGGTAAGGCTGAGGTTAAAAGCTTCAGCGACGGGGAGATATGTGTTGAGATTCAGGAGAGCGTCAGGGGGATGGAGGTATACGTAATCCAGTCAACATGCAGCCCGGGCAATAGAAACCTGATGGAACTCCTTATTATGCTTGATGCGCTCAAGAGGGCGTCTGCCCATGCCATAACAGCGGTTATCCCTTACTACGGCTATGCAAGGCAGGACAGGAAGGTTGCTCCAAGGACACCGATAACAGCCAAGCTCGTTGCAGACCTGATAACAGTTGCCGGCGCAACAAGGATTTTATGTATGGACCTGCATGCAGGTCAGATACAGGGTTTTTTCAATATCCCCGTTGATAATTTGTATGCCACGCCGGTTCTTCTGGAGCATATACAAAAGAATTATACGGATAACACTGTAATTGTATCGCCTGATGCAGGCGGCGTTGAAAGGGCAAGGGCGTTTGCGAAGAAGCTCCAGATAAGCTTTGCAATGATGGATAAAAGGCGGCCGGCGCCGAATGTGGCTGAAATTATGAATATAATCGGCGATGTAAGCGGCAAGGATTGCATACTTTTAGATGATATGATAGATACGGCAGGGACTATTACACAGGCGGCAGATGCCCTTATAAAACAGGGCGCCAAAGAGGTATATGCATGCTGCACCCATCCTGTGCTTTCCGGGCCTGCTGTGGAAAGGCTGAAGAAATCACCAATAAAAGAGGTAATTGTTACAGACACCATTCCGCTCCGCGATGAGGCAAAAAAAATAAATAAAATAAAATCTCTTACAGTAGCCCCCCTTCTGGGAGAGGCTATTAAGAGGATACACTATGGCGAATCGGTAAGTTCGTTGTTTGTATAG
- a CDS encoding 50S ribosomal protein L25, with product MEQIELAAQPRSGIGKEIAKKLRKNGFVPCVLYGPAYKEAIPLTIKALELNKALTTGARGNVIVSLKIEGDKEKARTVMFRGFQRDPLKRDIIHVDIYALLMDHKMVVDVPIHLTGKAQGVELGGILQHEARTLKIECLPNQIPDKIEIDVTSLVIGQSIHVKDITLAQGLKVIGDPNITVALIAAPMAEVEIKTAEEAKAEIAKSFEVKEEDKKAEEKTEKKEDKKK from the coding sequence ATGGAACAGATAGAATTAGCAGCTCAGCCAAGAAGCGGCATTGGGAAAGAGATAGCTAAAAAACTTAGGAAAAACGGGTTTGTCCCTTGTGTGCTTTATGGGCCTGCCTACAAAGAGGCAATTCCCCTGACTATTAAGGCCTTGGAATTGAATAAGGCCCTGACTACAGGGGCAAGGGGCAATGTCATTGTAAGTCTGAAGATAGAAGGCGATAAAGAAAAGGCAAGGACTGTGATGTTCAGGGGATTCCAGAGAGACCCATTGAAGAGGGATATAATCCATGTTGATATTTACGCATTGCTCATGGACCACAAGATGGTTGTGGATGTGCCTATCCATCTTACCGGCAAGGCTCAGGGCGTTGAGCTTGGCGGCATATTGCAGCACGAAGCCAGAACATTAAAGATAGAATGTCTGCCAAATCAGATACCGGATAAGATAGAGATTGATGTAACCAGTCTTGTAATCGGACAGTCCATCCATGTGAAAGATATTACACTGGCACAGGGGTTAAAGGTGATTGGCGACCCCAATATAACTGTTGCATTGATTGCCGCGCCGATGGCTGAGGTTGAGATAAAGACCGCTGAAGAGGCAAAGGCAGAGATAGCAAAGAGCTTTGAGGTAAAAGAGGAAGATAAGAAGGCGGAAGAAAAAACAGAGAAGAAGGAAGATAAGAAGAAGTGA
- the pth gene encoding aminoacyl-tRNA hydrolase, with protein sequence MLIVGLGNPGAKYSKTRHNIGFMAVDHVAEANSIALSKSNFKSLWGKGSIAGKEVILLKPQTYMNLSGEAVQGISGYFHIEPKDILVIYDDIDLEFGSVRIRPGGGSGGHRGMASIIEHLCANDFPRIRLGIGRPKEKQQGDVADYVLSSFTPDEKDVLNQMLDRTKDVVDEILKDGIEKAMNKFN encoded by the coding sequence ATGTTAATAGTTGGACTCGGCAATCCAGGGGCAAAATACAGCAAGACGCGGCACAACATAGGTTTTATGGCTGTTGACCATGTGGCAGAGGCCAACTCCATAGCATTGAGCAAAAGCAATTTTAAGAGTCTTTGGGGGAAAGGGAGTATTGCCGGCAAAGAGGTAATTTTATTAAAGCCACAGACCTACATGAATTTGAGCGGCGAGGCTGTTCAGGGTATTTCCGGTTATTTTCATATTGAGCCGAAAGATATTCTTGTTATCTATGATGATATTGACCTTGAGTTTGGATCTGTCAGAATAAGGCCTGGCGGTGGAAGCGGCGGCCACAGAGGTATGGCGTCTATCATTGAACACCTCTGCGCCAATGATTTTCCGAGGATCAGGCTGGGGATAGGAAGACCAAAAGAAAAGCAGCAAGGCGATGTTGCCGACTATGTTTTAAGCAGCTTTACACCCGATGAAAAAGATGTATTGAATCAGATGCTGGACAGGACAAAGGACGTAGTGGATGAGATACTGAAGGACGGCATTGAAAAAGCGATGAACAAATTCAATTGA